The Xenopus laevis strain J_2021 chromosome 4L, Xenopus_laevis_v10.1, whole genome shotgun sequence genomic sequence TTACAATCTCTGTCTTCCCTTAGTTCCCCTTCAAGGCCCAAACTCTCCCTTTTTATCATACAAATGGCATTGGAAACCAGTCAATGTGATCATTgcctccccttttcttttgccCAACAGCATTCTTAGAATTTTATTATAGACatcgaggttttttttggtttttttaaagaaaacaggcacttttttttggggggggagtcAGAGAAAGAAATGAGAGGGTGGAGGAGACCCCTGATGAATAGGGAAGGATTAATAAATTAGGGAAGATCCTGCGACCCTTTCCTAAATGTATCTTTTCTTTCTCTCCCCCCCTACACTGCCTCATGGCCCCCCCTTCCATATAGACATGGGGGTGGCTCATCCCTTGTCTGTCCCACTTTGATCATTCCATGGAAGAGGGAATCCATTTTCCCATTGATATAAGTGGAGCCATTCTGGTACTGATACTTGTATCAAGGGGACAATTCATATGAACTGAAGTCTTGGTTCAGTCCGGCCCAGCTCTAGGATTTAGGGTTCACTTCCTTTCCACCATCAGAACCTTTCCCCTATGGTACCCCGTCAAATCTATTCAATGTGTATCAGTGTGTAAATAACAGTAAATGAGACAGGGTTAGAATAATCCCTTATCCAATCACAATATCAGACTAGATCAGCCTTTAGCCAATCCGATTATTGATATGGAAAGTGGTCTGGTCCATttcagaccaacctgtagccaatcagaacattagaacatgCAGAGAATTAAACCAACCTATGACCTATGACCTATCAGCCAATCACATAAGAACTTTCCCAAGGCTGCATTATTCTGTAGCCAATTGGGACATTATGTCATTCTCagaagccaatcagaacattagaacattcacaGAATAAACCTTTAAATTCTATTGATATGGAACCTTTAAATTCCAattattgaattgaattgaatttaaatTCCAATTATTGGAATTTGGAGAATGACATTATGTCATTCTCagaagccaatcagaacattagaacattcccagAATAAACCTTTAAATTCCATTGATATGGAACCTTTAAATTCCAATTATtgaatttaattgaatttaaatTCCAATTATTTATATGGAAAGTGGTCTGGTCCATttcagaccaacctgtagccaatcagaacattagaacatgCAGAGAATTAAACCAACCTATGACCTATGACGTATCAGCCAATCACATAAGAACTTTCCCAAGGCTCCATCATCCTATAGCCAATCAGGACATTATGTCATTCTCagaagccaatcagaacattCGAACATTCCCAGAATAAACCTTTAAATTCCATTtccctttattttatgttttgcagCTTCCTCGTCGGTGGTGCCCATCCCTGGCACATTCTCTTGGCCCCTGGTTGCCCGAGGGAAGCCCCGCCGGGGCATGTTGCGCAGAGCCGTGTTCTCAGACGTCCAACGCAAAGCTCTAGAGAAGATGTTCCAGAAGCAGAAATATATCAGCAAACCGGACAGAAAGAAACTGGCTGGGAAGCTGGGGCTGAAAGACTCTCAGGTAATTGCCTCTACTGCCCCCTGtgggtgctgctgctgctccattgggggaggggggataTGGGAATGATATGGGTGATCACTGTGTTTGGAAGGGCAGTTTGTAATGAATTTCAATTCTTTTCCTGCAGGTAAAAATTTGGTTCCAGAATCGGCGAATGAAATGGCGAAACTCCAAGGAAAGGGAGCTGCTGTCCTCTGGAGGGTGCAGGGAGCAGACACTACCCACCAAATTTAACCCCCACCCAGACCTCAGTGACGTGCTCAAGAAATCCTCAGGGGAGGGGCCATTGTGCCCAGGAAACAGCCCCGCCCACGCCTTGCCTTGCCCAGAGCACCATTTAAGACTCGACTCCCACCTTCCACCCTCCCCTTTTAACTCCAGCAGCGCCAGTAAACCCTCAGACTTCTCGGACTCCGAGGAAGAGGAGATCACAGTCTCCTAATTACTGCCCCCTATAAAGactttgtaaatatgtaaaaacaaataattatattttatattgtataataattgGAGAGCCGGGCCTTCTTTGAGCATTCCCGCATCTTTTGCCTTCCCGCCACCAAATCCTGTATAGACTGATAGTGACGGGGATCCACAATAAGATACTTTAGCCCCCTGGTggttaatattaaagggaaaatacaccctGCATTTCAGGGTGGAACTGCCATACTGCTTCCCTtagcacattattattattatcattttaaacATAATTCCAGATATAGAGAGACTAGAGATGCTCACTGTATCCTCATAGTGAAAGGTAttgagcattccttctctgtatatgtgtttttatgtatggaaatgggagctgccatgttgattATCATTTAGCTGCTGGTGAATGTGCTGCTGTAGGGATGGTGCTGACAGCTGATGACCACTAGTTGGTGCTGTTGTGCATCTGTAGAGAAAGAATACTTCTAATATTAGACTTTAGCTAATAAGAAATGATTTACTCTTGTGTTGATGCCACGGGAAGGTCCTCTCTGATGAAGAATTTGCTGTTGTTACACAGCCGTGTGTGAACTGTACATTACTGTACAAAGCCGATGTATGGGGGTTTTATTCCAGTTCTATCGTATAGACAATTCCTACGTCTGGTTCTGGTCTTTTGCTTTGTTCGTTTTTTCCTCGTAACTTATGGAAAGAGACGTTTATGTTGTATAAATGTACAGAATATCAGTGTACATAGTGTGTATATATGACTGATGATGCCAAATAACAATTAAACATGGAAATATTTCTAGCGTTTTGTCATTTATTTGAAATTAATGTGTCCGGGGAGTTTTTGGGgggttcttaaagggccactTCCATTATAAGTTTCCCAACAGTGAGTAACTATAGTAACCTAGGGCTGCCATTAAGGGGTACAGTTGTCCCAGGCCCGGCGGAATTTAGgtttaaaggggggcccagctgggCTGCACATTcaaggggggcctgaccaccaattgtttttttttaacatgtagggGGGATGATGGCCGACAATGAGTGTTTAGTGTTTATGTTTTAGCACCTATggtttttgtggcttttttactgtggtgtgttGGTCCTGGGGCCTTCAGTGGTGGGGGGCGGGCACAGagaatgttgtcgtatggggccccttgatttctgatggtggccctgcctataACTAATCTTGACTTCAATGAAACATAATATTTAAGCACACGGAGCACATCCCACGTATTCTCTGCCATTGTATAAACTGGGCTTTATAACCATAAATATCCCCAAATTCCCAAACCAACATAGGGGGGTGTAATAACCTAAGGGTTTAGGTGTAGACTGGCACCTCTCTATCTGGTTGCTTCTATCTAGTTATAAACAAGGGGCTCTTTCTGTCCCACCCTAACATCAGCCCTGCACAGGAACCCCAATAAAGGGATATAATGGGGGTGCTACAGTCTGGCGCCCTACAGGATAACTCTGATAAAGGCATGAACTGAGCGAATACAGAGGAACACTGTTTCACCCCCCCCCATACAAGTGACAGTTTTTCATGATGACAGCTAGACATCCCGCAGGTGCAATTCCATTAGGACACAGGAAGATTTAGGTGcatcattttattgtattaaaagaTTTCCTGCTGGAAACAGTATGTGAACCCATCTCATAAAGACAATTGGGGCCCCCAGaagatcaggggcgtaactatagaggaagcagaccctgcggctgcaggggggcccaggaggtataggggacccatgggccctaattcaaataaaatttcaataaatattggagaaacaagtcaaccccaaaacattttgggggcctgaaaaataattcgctgtggggcccagtaatatttagttacgccactgcagaaGATGTCAGGTGGGCATTGCATTAGCAGTACAATACGCATTGGGCAAATGGGCAATATATCATGTAGGATATTACACAAAGTTTTAAACGTTACTTCACTTGTTTTGCAACTTGTAATGCCAAGAATTCAGGGG encodes the following:
- the dbx1.L gene encoding homeobox protein DBX1-like: MMFPSLLAPPAVYPNLLRPTATLTLPQSIQTALSNHTSFLIEDLIRISRPAGFLPRTVPPPNMSPPTSDSPTCMSETPDLARRESPNQTSISSSNSSTFLKFGVNAILSSSPRTESAPALPPSAHPKAFTFPYFEGSFQPFIRSSYFPASSSVVPIPGTFSWPLVARGKPRRGMLRRAVFSDVQRKALEKMFQKQKYISKPDRKKLAGKLGLKDSQVKIWFQNRRMKWRNSKERELLSSGGCREQTLPTKFNPHPDLSDVLKKSSGEGPLCPGNSPAHALPCPEHHLRLDSHLPPSPFNSSSASKPSDFSDSEEEEITVS